A stretch of the Pseudalkalibacillus hwajinpoensis genome encodes the following:
- a CDS encoding ABC transporter permease, whose translation MNAKTAVESERSLYTKSETKKKTLMTNLWKYKSFYIMLAPGLIWFFVYKYLPMYGVIIAFKDYNVMEGITGSNWADPWYKYFQIFFDSPYFYQLLSNTLIISLYKILFGMVPSIVLAIFLNECKTMWFKRWIQTLSYMPHFLSWVIIYGICIAFLSESTGLFNRWLTEGGASSIPFLTSTDWFRSILVGSEAWQSLGWGAIIYLAAIAGINPSLYEAAKVDGANRFHMIWHITLPGIRNVIILLFILKLGHMLDAGFEQVYIMYNVQVYEVADIIDTWVFRTGLEQMNFSLAASVGLFKSAIGLILVIGANQIAKKWGENIW comes from the coding sequence ATGAATGCAAAAACAGCTGTAGAGTCAGAGAGGTCACTTTATACGAAATCGGAAACAAAGAAGAAAACGCTGATGACAAACTTATGGAAGTACAAAAGCTTCTACATTATGCTTGCACCGGGATTAATTTGGTTTTTCGTCTATAAGTATCTACCAATGTACGGTGTTATTATTGCGTTTAAAGATTACAACGTGATGGAAGGCATCACGGGGAGCAACTGGGCCGATCCATGGTACAAATATTTCCAAATTTTCTTTGATTCCCCTTATTTCTATCAATTACTATCCAATACGTTGATCATTAGTTTATACAAAATTCTTTTTGGAATGGTTCCGAGTATTGTACTCGCTATCTTTCTAAATGAATGTAAAACAATGTGGTTTAAAAGATGGATACAAACGCTAAGCTACATGCCACACTTTCTATCTTGGGTAATCATTTATGGAATTTGTATCGCTTTCTTGTCAGAAAGCACAGGGTTATTTAATCGTTGGTTAACAGAAGGGGGAGCATCAAGCATTCCTTTCTTAACATCAACAGACTGGTTCCGTTCGATATTAGTAGGATCTGAAGCATGGCAAAGTCTAGGGTGGGGAGCCATTATTTATTTAGCAGCGATAGCCGGAATTAATCCTTCTCTCTATGAAGCTGCAAAAGTAGATGGGGCGAATCGCTTTCATATGATCTGGCACATTACACTACCAGGAATACGTAACGTTATCATCCTTTTGTTTATTTTAAAACTAGGACACATGCTTGATGCTGGTTTTGAACAAGTTTACATCATGTATAACGTCCAAGTGTATGAAGTGGCTGACATTATTGATACGTGGGTTTTCCGAACAGGACTTGAACAGATGAATTTCAGCCTTGCTGCATCAGTAGGATTATTTAAGTCAGCAATCGGCCTTATTCTTGTCATCGGAGCGAACCAAATTGCGAAGAAATGGGGGGAAAACATATGGTGA
- a CDS encoding FAD-dependent oxidoreductase, which yields MKYETVESDITVIGGGLAGVCAAVSAARLGKTVFLIQNRPVLGGNSSSEVRVWVSGANAVGTQRYARETGIMGEMLVENQYRNPEGNPYYWDLIVYETVYNEPNITLHLNTDVHEVEATGENDNRVIQSVTGWMMGSERKITYKSEVFLDCTGDGLVGFLAGAEFKLGREARHEYDEEWAPEEADNITLGSTILFYTKDIGTPVKYVAPAFARDITQTLIPEKRIIRTGDSGCYYWWIEWGGEMDTVHQNEAIRDELWAAIYGIWDYIKNSGKFDADNLVLEWVGSVPGKREYRRFVGDYMLNQNDIISQRPFDDRIAFGGWSIDLHPPKGMYTGENASKHLFPDGLYHIPFRSLYSRNVSNLFMAGRNISATHVAFGTTRVMATCAVMGEAAGVGAALCVEKQLTPRELYENHFKSVQQTLLKQDASIIGARNEDVRDQAKLAKISASSTYQKIAINTPAELYSLKNDVGILFPVDQKLTSIELLVDATIETEAIIEVWDTGRGENYIPRTLQNERKVIIPKGEKQWITVNIPWTPNGEQNVFIVIKENEQLALWKSKQPLSGVLTFEKGDIPIVDPNLSQQPEQLVVQWSMKNLTRQPFCFRVNDPIGTYLPDKVINGYHRPFGSPHMWMSEPNGQEEWIELTWDKPIQMDEIHLTFNDDVNEYLINLHFLKTEFDIMPELVANYRIEMNLDGQWQTLDSIKSNRKRKRVHHFETFTTDKIRVVIEETNGSKHAELIEVRVY from the coding sequence ATGAAGTATGAAACAGTCGAATCTGATATAACGGTAATTGGGGGAGGTCTTGCTGGAGTTTGCGCAGCCGTATCAGCGGCTCGATTAGGTAAAACCGTTTTCCTTATCCAAAACAGGCCAGTACTTGGCGGAAATTCAAGTAGTGAAGTAAGAGTGTGGGTAAGCGGTGCTAACGCAGTAGGAACACAGAGATATGCCAGAGAAACAGGCATCATGGGAGAAATGCTTGTTGAAAATCAATATCGGAACCCTGAAGGAAACCCATACTACTGGGATCTGATCGTTTATGAAACCGTGTACAACGAACCAAATATTACACTTCACCTTAATACAGATGTTCATGAAGTAGAAGCCACTGGAGAAAATGACAATCGTGTCATCCAATCGGTCACAGGATGGATGATGGGATCGGAGCGGAAGATTACCTACAAGAGCGAAGTATTTCTAGACTGTACAGGAGATGGATTAGTCGGTTTCCTCGCAGGTGCCGAATTTAAGTTAGGTAGGGAAGCAAGACATGAGTACGACGAAGAGTGGGCACCAGAAGAAGCTGACAATATCACACTTGGAAGTACCATCCTATTTTATACAAAGGATATCGGAACACCAGTCAAATATGTCGCACCAGCATTTGCAAGAGACATTACCCAAACTCTCATTCCAGAAAAAAGAATCATTCGAACTGGGGACTCTGGCTGCTATTATTGGTGGATTGAATGGGGCGGCGAAATGGATACCGTTCATCAAAACGAAGCAATACGAGATGAATTGTGGGCAGCCATTTACGGAATCTGGGACTACATTAAAAATTCAGGGAAATTCGATGCTGACAACCTAGTTCTTGAGTGGGTAGGGTCTGTACCAGGTAAAAGAGAGTACCGCCGATTTGTAGGCGATTATATGCTAAATCAAAATGATATTATTAGTCAGAGACCATTTGATGACCGGATTGCTTTTGGTGGATGGTCAATCGATCTACATCCCCCCAAGGGCATGTATACAGGAGAAAATGCATCCAAGCACCTTTTCCCTGATGGTCTATATCACATTCCATTCCGCTCTTTATACTCACGCAACGTTTCGAACTTGTTTATGGCGGGCCGTAACATAAGTGCAACTCATGTAGCCTTCGGAACTACACGAGTGATGGCAACTTGTGCGGTTATGGGTGAAGCTGCCGGAGTAGGCGCCGCTCTATGTGTGGAGAAACAACTGACGCCACGTGAACTGTATGAAAATCATTTCAAAAGTGTACAGCAAACGTTACTCAAACAAGATGCTTCAATTATTGGAGCTAGAAACGAAGATGTAAGGGATCAAGCTAAACTTGCAAAGATAAGCGCATCAAGCACATATCAAAAGATCGCCATTAACACACCAGCTGAACTGTACTCTTTAAAAAATGATGTGGGTATCTTGTTTCCAGTTGATCAGAAGCTCACTTCAATTGAACTTTTAGTCGATGCTACTATAGAAACAGAAGCGATTATAGAAGTATGGGATACAGGTAGAGGTGAAAATTACATTCCTCGTACATTGCAAAATGAGAGAAAAGTAATCATTCCAAAAGGTGAGAAGCAGTGGATCACAGTTAACATTCCTTGGACACCAAACGGAGAACAAAATGTTTTTATCGTGATTAAGGAAAATGAACAGCTAGCTTTATGGAAGTCAAAACAGCCACTATCCGGGGTGTTAACTTTTGAAAAAGGAGATATTCCTATCGTCGACCCTAACTTGTCCCAACAACCCGAGCAGTTAGTCGTTCAGTGGTCAATGAAAAATCTTACACGACAGCCGTTTTGTTTTAGAGTAAATGATCCAATCGGAACTTACTTACCTGATAAGGTCATTAATGGTTATCACCGTCCATTTGGCTCTCCACATATGTGGATGTCTGAACCAAATGGTCAGGAAGAGTGGATCGAGTTAACTTGGGACAAGCCGATTCAAATGGATGAAATCCACTTAACCTTTAATGATGATGTGAACGAATACTTGATTAACCTTCACTTTTTGAAAACAGAATTCGATATTATGCCAGAGCTAGTTGCCAACTATCGGATTGAAATGAATTTAGATGGTCAGTGGCAAACGTTAGATTCAATCAAATCTAACCGAAAAAGAAAGCGCGTCCATCATTTTGAAACTTTTACCACTGATAAAATACGTGTGGTTATCGAGGAAACCAATGGATCAAAGCACGCTGAACTGATCGAAGTGAGAGTCTACTAG
- a CDS encoding YesL family protein, with translation MVELNGLWGKFYRITEWVARLVYVQCLWLVFSIVGLLVAGIFPATMGMFAVVRRWQLGETDVPVFPEFWTTYKQEFIKANLVGWLTTIVGGLLLFNLTLFRGYEGVFFLICSLFTLTIIFLYILTALFVAPVFVQYKLSALKVIKYAAIIALSYPLHALMMGAIMIAFYYVLLLVPGLLPIFSFSWLAFLLMWVANLVFRRMDQKEVQK, from the coding sequence ATGGTTGAATTAAATGGCTTATGGGGCAAATTTTATCGCATTACAGAATGGGTCGCTCGTCTTGTATACGTTCAATGTCTATGGCTCGTATTCTCGATTGTTGGGCTTTTGGTCGCAGGAATTTTCCCTGCAACAATGGGCATGTTTGCAGTCGTACGCCGCTGGCAACTCGGAGAGACAGATGTTCCTGTTTTCCCTGAGTTTTGGACTACCTATAAACAAGAATTTATAAAGGCCAATCTTGTTGGCTGGTTGACGACGATCGTGGGAGGGTTATTGCTCTTTAATTTAACCCTGTTCAGAGGCTATGAAGGAGTATTTTTCCTCATATGCTCCCTCTTTACCTTAACAATTATATTTTTGTATATCTTGACGGCGCTTTTTGTTGCTCCTGTTTTTGTTCAATATAAATTATCAGCCCTTAAAGTTATCAAATACGCGGCCATCATTGCATTATCTTATCCGTTACATGCTTTGATGATGGGGGCAATCATGATTGCCTTCTATTATGTTCTTTTATTAGTTCCAGGGTTATTACCGATTTTCAGCTTTAGCTGGCTTGCCTTTCTACTCATGTGGGTAGCCAATCTTGTTTTTCGTAGAATGGATCAAAAAGAAGTTCAAAAATAA
- a CDS encoding Gfo/Idh/MocA family protein, translating to MTQVRIGLIGIGLRSSIAKYWHQPDGESVVVAAADLSISRLKAFQEDINKETFITTNYKELLERQDVDAVVITTPDHLHEEHAIAAFRAGKHVYCEKPLAISVDGCDRILDEWEKTEKHLMIGFNMRYMNMFRTMKGIVDSGVIGDIKAVWVRHFVGLGGEYYYHDWHANSSNTNSLLLQKGSHDLDIIHWITGSYTKKVSAFGSLDFFGGEKDNNLTCPTCDQKHDCTEFSTTPLNQCAFRNEVDVEDNNMVIMELEGGIKASYLQCHFTPDYQRNYTFIGTKGRIENSEPDGKVYVKTRKSNTWHEYADQTYDIKTAEGSHGGADPVICQDFVNLVLHNKQPLTTPYAGRMSVAVGCAASESIRAGGKVVQVTQRVGSEKSQSTGIT from the coding sequence ATGACACAAGTAAGAATTGGATTAATCGGTATTGGATTAAGAAGTTCTATTGCAAAATATTGGCATCAGCCGGATGGAGAATCTGTTGTTGTAGCAGCAGCAGATCTATCCATCTCTAGATTAAAAGCCTTTCAAGAAGACATAAACAAAGAAACATTTATTACGACAAATTATAAGGAACTTTTGGAACGACAAGACGTGGATGCCGTTGTTATTACAACACCTGATCACTTACATGAGGAACATGCCATTGCAGCATTTAGAGCAGGAAAACACGTGTATTGCGAGAAACCATTAGCTATTTCAGTGGATGGATGTGATCGTATTCTCGATGAGTGGGAGAAGACAGAGAAGCATCTTATGATCGGGTTTAATATGAGGTACATGAATATGTTTCGAACGATGAAAGGAATTGTGGACTCTGGTGTAATAGGTGACATTAAAGCCGTTTGGGTTCGTCATTTCGTAGGGTTAGGTGGAGAGTATTACTACCATGACTGGCACGCTAACTCTTCAAATACGAATTCTCTTTTACTCCAAAAGGGTTCTCATGATTTAGATATTATCCACTGGATAACAGGAAGTTACACCAAAAAAGTCTCAGCCTTTGGTAGCCTTGATTTCTTCGGAGGAGAAAAAGATAACAATCTTACGTGTCCCACTTGTGATCAAAAACATGACTGCACGGAATTTAGCACTACTCCATTGAATCAATGCGCTTTTCGCAATGAAGTGGATGTAGAAGACAATAACATGGTCATTATGGAATTAGAAGGTGGCATTAAAGCTTCTTATTTACAGTGTCATTTTACCCCAGATTATCAACGCAACTATACGTTTATTGGCACAAAAGGAAGAATTGAAAACTCCGAACCGGATGGAAAAGTATATGTGAAGACGAGAAAATCTAACACCTGGCATGAATATGCTGATCAAACGTACGACATAAAGACGGCAGAGGGAAGTCATGGTGGGGCCGATCCTGTCATATGCCAGGATTTTGTAAATCTTGTTCTTCATAATAAACAACCGCTCACAACTCCTTATGCTGGAAGAATGAGTGTCGCCGTTGGCTGTGCGGCGTCAGAATCCATTCGGGCTGGAGGAAAAGTGGTACAGGTCACTCAGCGAGTTGGATCTGAAAAGTCACAAAGCACAGGTATTACTTAA
- a CDS encoding carbohydrate ABC transporter permease — protein sequence MVKNKGDRAFDLLVTISLILVGVLSVFPLLFVVAVSLTPIEEVLKNGGFVLIPEAINFDAYTHLLSQPKIPKSFMVTIFITVVGTIINLILTTLMAYPLSRKNLPGRNIFIFLVVFTLLFNGGIVPTYLIVKATGLLNSVWAMIIPNAIWSFNVLIMKSFFENLPEDIFEAARIDGAGEFRILGQIVLALSKPVMITIGLFYVVGHWNEFFQAVMYITDPALNPLQVVVRDILVQNQDQIENVDAVIPTATIQMAAVIIASLPIIVIYPFVQKHLTKGMLLGSIKG from the coding sequence ATGGTGAAAAATAAAGGAGACCGCGCCTTTGATCTACTTGTAACGATCTCTCTCATTCTAGTTGGTGTATTATCCGTTTTCCCTTTGCTTTTCGTCGTTGCAGTATCTCTAACCCCGATCGAAGAAGTATTGAAAAATGGTGGATTTGTACTGATTCCTGAAGCGATTAACTTTGATGCGTATACTCACCTTTTATCACAACCCAAAATCCCAAAATCGTTTATGGTCACCATATTTATTACAGTTGTTGGAACGATCATTAACTTGATTCTTACTACATTAATGGCGTATCCATTAAGTCGCAAAAACTTACCTGGTCGCAACATTTTCATTTTCCTCGTCGTCTTTACACTCTTATTTAACGGCGGAATCGTACCAACATACTTAATTGTAAAAGCAACTGGTTTACTTAATTCCGTGTGGGCAATGATTATTCCGAATGCGATTTGGAGCTTTAATGTTCTGATCATGAAAAGCTTCTTTGAAAACTTACCAGAAGATATTTTCGAAGCAGCTCGAATTGATGGTGCAGGCGAATTTAGAATTCTCGGGCAAATTGTACTCGCTCTTTCGAAACCCGTTATGATTACAATTGGCTTATTCTATGTCGTTGGTCACTGGAACGAATTTTTCCAGGCCGTTATGTACATTACAGACCCCGCCCTAAATCCACTCCAGGTTGTAGTTCGAGATATTCTTGTACAAAATCAAGACCAAATCGAGAACGTGGATGCAGTTATACCGACAGCTACCATTCAAATGGCAGCCGTTATTATTGCAAGCCTACCAATCATTGTGATTTATCCATTTGTTCAGAAGCATTTAACAAAAGGGATGCTACTAGGTTCGATCAAAGGATAG